The nucleotide sequence CCCAGAGTCCGGCGAGGGAAGCCGCGGCTCCCAGAGCGAACGTCGACGGCTCAGGCACGAACTGGTTGTCGACGATGTTCGCGCTCACGGAGTGCAGCGTGTAGCCGGCGGGGAGGTCGAACACGGGGCCCGTCGTGGGGAACTGGACGGTCGCGCTGAAGTCCGCGTCGCCGAGCGAAGCCACATCCGTACGGTCGTTCGCATCGGCTGGCGTGCCGCCGACCGACGCCGCCGACCTTGCCCCGGCGATCGCGAAGACGTGAACGCTGAGCGCCTGGTTGACGGGGAGCATCAGGAACTGGCTCTTCACCGCCGCGTGAACCTGCGCGCCCCCCTGGTAGAGACTGAGGAAAAGGCCGTCCACGGTCTCGGTTACGACACCGTTCTGCTGGCGGCGGATGATCTCGCCGTACCCCACATCGATCCCGTTGATCTCGATCTGAAAGAAGAAATCGGCGTTCGAGCTCGAACTCGAAGTGAGCGGACCGTTCAGGTCGAAGAACGACGTGAGCGTCGATAACAGGCCCGAGATTTGAAGGTTGAGCGCCGCCAGCACCGGTGCCGTGGAACCCGCCGGCCCGAGCACGACGAAGTCGTCATAGGTCCACTCGGCAAACGCCTGCGCACTACGAACGACCGTTGTCGGCTGTTTAACAAAAAAGCCGAAGGTCGAGCTCTGGGCGTCCAGCCGCATCACGCCGGGCCCGGAACTCGCCGACGCGGCCTCCTGGACCTCCAGCTCGCCGACGGAGGAGCTGGGCGGGCTGCAGCTCGACGTGGCGGAGAAGTTCGACGTGTCCTGCACGGTCGGACCGTTGCATCCGACGCCGGCCAGAAACAAAGGCGTGGCGCCCGCCGCCGAGGCGAGCAGCGCCGCGGTCGCCAGGGTCACGAGGCTTGCTCGACACCGCATTGAGCCGATCCTCCAGCGCCCTCGGTAGTGGTCGCGCGAGGCTCGTGGTGGCACGATAATTTTTGGCGATCGCGCAAGAAACCCCTACTGCCTATCTCGCGCACTGCGCGGGTACATTTGAGACGATGCGTCCGAGCTCGAGGAGACCCAATGACGCCGCGATGCCTGTTTCCCGTGCTCGCTTTCTTGCTGTTCACGTCGCTGGGGGCGCCGGCATCGAGTCAGGCGCCCGCCACGGGCGAGTCGTGGGAGGTCACCTCGTGGAACATGGCCTGCACCGGCCCCGACGCGATGAGCGGGCGCGGCGAGATCACACGCACGCCGAACAGCTACGCGGGCGCGATCACGATGGACTCGGAGTACGGCGCGATGAAGATCCAGCTGAGCGGGAAGCTGTTAGGCGAGTGCACGCTGCCGAAGTAGGGCGTCTCAGATCTTCCGCACCACGTCCGGGAAGGTCTTCCACACGGGCACGCCGCAGAAGTGGTCGCCCTCGGTGCAGCGCGGCGAGACGAGACCGCTGCGCACGCTGCACGGCGGGCCGACGTGACGCGTCAGCTCGGGATGCACCGCGGCCACCTGCGCGATCTCGTCCATCGAGGCGTCGAAGATCTCGCGCTGCGCGTTGAAGCACGTGCGCATCGTCCACTTGTGCAGCAGGTGCAGCAGCGAGCCGCTCTCTTCGAAGCGCACCGCGAGCGCGTTCGGCAGCACGTAGAGCGCGAGCTGCGGCGAGACGCCGAGCGCGACGAGCTGCGCGCGCGCGTGCCACTGCGCCTCGACCGTCTCGCGGAAGACGGCACGCGAGGCGGGATCGCTCGCGATCAGGCCCGGCTCGATCACGTCGACTCGCGCGGACACGACGCGCGAGAGCAGTGGACGCGAGCCGGGCACCATGCGGTGGCGCTGGTCCTGCGAGTCCGCCGTGTGCGAGAGCTTCTTGCGGAACGTGTAGTGCGCGTGATTCAGCGCGCGCATCAGCGGGCTGTGCACGCCCACGTTCAGCGTGTCGAGGCGATACTTGTTACGGGCGGGATCGAGCACCAGCGCGAGCGCTTCCGCGTCGGCGAGATCGGGCCGGCCGAGCACGTTGCGCACCGCGCTCGCGACGGACGCCGGCCCGTTCACGCCGTAGTCGACGAGCCGCGCGCTGCGGCCGTTCAGCGATTTGTCGAACGCCTCGATCCAGACGGGGTCGACCGGCCGCGTCTCGACGCGGCTCTCGGGCAGCTCGGCTTCCGCGAGCTCACCCTCGCCGATCTCGTCGAAGAAGCCCGGATCGAACGCGCGCACGGCGGCGACCATCTTGCCGACGACGTCCCGCGCTTCCTCGGGCACGTCGCTCGCGAGGGCCATGCGCTGCAGGCGATGCAGCGTGATGCCCGAGACCGTGTAGACGAGCGCGGTGTGGCAGGCGAGCGGGATCACGTAGCGCGCCGTCTCGATCGACTTCTTCTCGGCCTCGCGCCGCACGCTGCGCCCGAACGCCTTGTTCTGGCGCTGCTTCAGCCGCCAAAGCTCGGTGAGGATCTCCATCACGACGGGCTTCAGGCGCTCCGTCAGCTCGCGGTAAGCGCGCCAAGCATCCGCGACGCTGCGCTCGTAGATCGCGCGCGCCTCGCCCGCGAGCGCCGGCGGAACGTGCGCGCGGATCTCGTCGAGGCGCACGTAGCGCTGGCTCTGCTGCTCGCTGTTGTAGAACGGGAAGGAGTGCAGCAGCGACCACACCAGCTGGCGCGACACGCCCTCGAGCCCGAACTCGAACGTCGCGTGCTGGAAGACGGTGTGGTGCCCGCCCTGATAAGTGAGCGCGCCGATGCGCCCGCGCTGCTCGGGCGTGATCTCGTCGGCGCCGATCACGCGGGGGGAGTAACAAGTGCGCGCCGCGGCGATCGCGTCGTCGTAGGGCGCGTCGAACCAGTTGCGCAGGCGCACCTGTGCGCCGCCATCGAGCACCGCGTCCTGCGTGCTGTGCGCCCCTGCCGCCACGGCTTCCCCCTGAGCGGGCGAAACTTCGCACCGGCTCGCCCGCCGCACCATCGCGAAATGCTCCGCACGTTCACGCGCGGCGAGTAAGCTGGGGCCATGGCAGGCTGGATCTGGGTCGCGGGTGGTCTCCTTCTACTCGGGGCCGAGGCGCTCACGCCGGGCGGCTTCTTCATCATGTTCTTCGGCTTCGGCGCGATTGTGACGGGCGCCGCCGCGGCGAGCGGCCTCGTGACCGGCGTCTCCGCCCAGTGGCTGCTCTTCACCGTGTCGTCGATCGCGGGCCTGCTGCTGTTCCGCGGCAAGCTACTCGCGCGGATGTCGCCGACGGGCCCAGGGCCGCAGGTCGACACGATGGTGGGGGAGATCGGGCGAACTCTCGAGGACATCGCGCCGCGCGCCGTCGGTCGCGTCTCGCTGCGCGGCACGTCCTGGGAAGCCCGCAACGAGAGCGATGCGCCCCTCGCGGCGAACCAACGCTGCCGCGTGGTGCGCGTGTCGGGTCTTCAGCTCGGCGTCGTCCCCGAGTCCTGACTTCTGATTTCCGGTTCCCGCGGCGCGCGCCCTTCGGCCCGCGTGGCAGAAGGAGAGTGCATGGAAGGCGGATTCGTGATCGTCGTGCTGTTCGCGATCATCGCGCTGATCGTGATCGCGAAGTCTGCGGTCGTGGTGCCGCAGCAGAGCGCTTACGTCGTCGAGCGCCTCGGCCGTTTCAGCGGAATCCTCGACGCGGGCTTCCACATCCTGCTGCCCTTCGTCGACGTGATCCGCTATCGGCACTCGCTGAAGGAAAACGCCGTCGACATTCCCGCGCAGGTCTGCATCACGCGCGACAACGTCCAGGTCGGCGTCGACGGCGTGCTCTATCTGAAGGTGCTGAACCCTGAGCGCGCGTCGTACGGAATTCAGGACTACCTGTTCGCGATCGCGCAGCTGGCGCAGACGACCCTGCGCTCGGAGGTCGGCAAGATCGATCTCGACCGCACGTTCGAGGAGCGCACCAACATCAACACCGCGCTGGTGACCGAGCTCGACAAGGCGAGCGAGCCGTGGGGCGTGAAGGTGCTGCGCTACGAGATCAAGAACATCACGCCGCCCTCGGACGTGCTCGCCGCGATGGAGAAGCAGATGCGCGCCGAGCGCGAGAAGCGCGCGGTGATTCTCACCTCCGAAGGCCAGCGCGACGCCGCGATCAACAACGCCGAGGGCGAGAAGCAGCAGACGATCAAGGCCTCCGAAGCGCGCAAGCAGCAGCAGATCAACGAGGCCGAAGGCGAGGCGTCGGCGATTCTCGCGGTGGCAACCGCGACGGCGGCGGGAATTCGCAGTGTCGCCGAAGCGAGCCAAGCTGCGGGCGGGCGCGAGGCGATCCAGCTGCGCGTTGCAGAGCAGTACATCGGGGAGTTCGGCAAGGTGATCAACCAGGCGAACACGATCATCCTGCCCGCAAACCTCTCCGACGTGGCCTCGATGATCACGACCGCGATGTCGCTGATCGGGCAGCAGCCGAAGCCGCCGGCGCAGAGCTAGGCGCGCGGAGATCGACGTTCGGGACCGCGCGCGGATCGTCGAAGAGCGTCGTTTCGTGCCAGGCCCGAAATGGGCGCTCGCATTCGCCACTCGCTGAATCGCGACACCCAGTTGCGTTTCGGCTGCACCTGGCAACGTGAGCGCGCGAGAATCGCGCCGCACCGAGGCGCTAGCGCTGCGAGTTGCGCACGCGCGTGCGACCGGCATGCCGCTTGCGCAAAGCGGGTGCCGGGCGCGAGCGCCCAGCAGGTAGCGGCTCGGGAGTGGCGGCGGTGGTGCACGAGATCTGGGTGGCGGCGAGCGACGAGCAGGCGCGGGCGACCCTCGCGCGCATGCTCCCTGCGCCCGCGCACGCGGGGCCGCCCCAGCTCGAGGCGTTCCCGTCGTCGCCGGCGCCAGCGGCCGTCGTGCTGCACGTGCCGGCCGCGGAGGCGCGCGCCGCCGTGCACTTCGCGCAGCTTGCGGGCGCTCAGCATCCGCGCGCGCAGCTGCTGCTCGCCGCCGATCCCGAGCTCGATCCGATCTGGCTGAGCACTGCATTCGCTGGCCTGCGCGCGACTCGTCTCGCGTGGCCTCCCGATGCTCACGCACTGCAAGCTGCGCTGCGGCGCGCGCTCGCCGGCGCCGCGGCGAGCTCGGCCGCGCGGCGCCAGCGCGACGTGCTCGTCGCGCGCATGACGCGCACGCTCGGCGACCTCGCGCTGCCCGAGCTCGATCGCGCCGCCTCGGGGCACCTCACGATCACCGGTGAGCGCGGCACGGGGAAGCTACTGCTCGCGCGCACGCTGCATGCGGTGTGGAACGAGGCCGACGACACCCGCGCCGGCTTCGTGCTGCTCGCCGGCGACGCGACCGCGACATCCGCTCAGCTCGAAGCGCAGCTCGCCGAAGCTGCCTCGCGCGCGGGGCGCCTCGCGATCTGCGTCGCCGAGCCGGCCGCGTTCGCGTCGCCGCTGCAGCGCGAGCTCGCGAGCTGGGTCGAGCTCGGTCCGCCGAGTGCCGCGCTCTCGCCACTCGACCTGTTGTGGATCTTCGTGCGCACGGAAGCGCTCGGCGCACTGGCGCCCCTCGACGGCGCGCTCGCGGACGCGTGCGAAGCGCCCGCGCTGCGCATTCCGCCGCTGCGCGAGCGCGCGGGAGCCGCTGTGCGCATCGCGGAGGAGTGGTTGCGGGAGTCGGGCGCCGCGCCGCGCGCGCTCGCCGAGAGCGCGCGTGCCGCGATCGCACGCGACCCGTGGCCCGGCAATGTGCGCGAGCTCGAAGCCGCGCTGCGCCGCGCCGTGCTCGCGCCAGGCAGCGAGCCGCTCGAGGCCGACGCGTTCGGGCTCCCGAGCGCAGGCGCCCCAGCGCCGGGCGACGACGTCGCAGCGGCGGCCGAGATCGCCTCCCACGTGCGCGAGTTCACGAGCGTGAGCGACGAGCTCGAGGCCGCGCGCGGCTCCGAGGCGAACGCGCGCGCGGAGTCGGCTGCGCGCCGTGGGCTCGGAGCGGTGTTCGACGCGCATGGGATCGAGGACGCGAGCGCAGGCGCGGGGTCAACCCCTGAGAAGTCGAGCCCAGAGGAGAGCGCTAGCCCGATCTCTCTCGAGCCCGATTCACCTCCAGCGGGGCCCGACCCGCTCGCATCACGCGAGCCCGTCGCCGCGGAGCGCGTCGAGATCGAGCGCGCCGCGCGCAGCGAGGCGCTGCGTGTGCTCGCGCGCGCTGCAGCGCTCGAGCTCGCGGCAGCGCTCCCGGTGTTGCGCGCGCGCGACGAGCCGAGCGCGGCGCGCCTGGCCCGCCGGCTCGCGCGGCTCGAGGAGTTCGCGCAGCTCGAGGCCGTGCCCAGCGACCGCAGCGCGGTCGCGCCGCTGCTCGGCACGCTGCTCGAAGAGCGTCAGCGCGAGCTGCGCGCGAAGCGGATCCTCGCACTGCGCGGCCTCGAAGACGCGCTGCCGCCCGCACGCGGGAGCGAAGCCGCGCTGCGCTTCGCGCTCGGCGCGCTGTTCGACGCGCTGCTCGAAGCCACGCCAGATCGCGCGAGCCTCTACCTCGCCGCGAGCGCGCGCGAGGGCAGCGTCGAGGTGCTGCTGCGCGCGAGCGGCGCGAGCGCGCTGCCCGAGAACGCGCTCGACGTGCTGCTCGCGCGCGACGTGCTCACGCGGCTCGGCGCCGAGCTGCAGTGCAGCGAGGCCGAGGGCGGGCAGCGCGACGTGCGGGTGGCGCTGGCGAGCTGTTAGGGCTCAACGCAGCTTCCCAAAACACCCCCGCACCTCCCTCACGAACGCCT is from Deltaproteobacteria bacterium and encodes:
- a CDS encoding NfeD family protein; translation: MAGWIWVAGGLLLLGAEALTPGGFFIMFFGFGAIVTGAAAASGLVTGVSAQWLLFTVSSIAGLLLFRGKLLARMSPTGPGPQVDTMVGEIGRTLEDIAPRAVGRVSLRGTSWEARNESDAPLAANQRCRVVRVSGLQLGVVPES
- a CDS encoding FAD-dependent thymidylate synthase, coding for MAAGAHSTQDAVLDGGAQVRLRNWFDAPYDDAIAAARTCYSPRVIGADEITPEQRGRIGALTYQGGHHTVFQHATFEFGLEGVSRQLVWSLLHSFPFYNSEQQSQRYVRLDEIRAHVPPALAGEARAIYERSVADAWRAYRELTERLKPVVMEILTELWRLKQRQNKAFGRSVRREAEKKSIETARYVIPLACHTALVYTVSGITLHRLQRMALASDVPEEARDVVGKMVAAVRAFDPGFFDEIGEGELAEAELPESRVETRPVDPVWIEAFDKSLNGRSARLVDYGVNGPASVASAVRNVLGRPDLADAEALALVLDPARNKYRLDTLNVGVHSPLMRALNHAHYTFRKKLSHTADSQDQRHRMVPGSRPLLSRVVSARVDVIEPGLIASDPASRAVFRETVEAQWHARAQLVALGVSPQLALYVLPNALAVRFEESGSLLHLLHKWTMRTCFNAQREIFDASMDEIAQVAAVHPELTRHVGPPCSVRSGLVSPRCTEGDHFCGVPVWKTFPDVVRKI
- a CDS encoding paraslipin, whose translation is MEGGFVIVVLFAIIALIVIAKSAVVVPQQSAYVVERLGRFSGILDAGFHILLPFVDVIRYRHSLKENAVDIPAQVCITRDNVQVGVDGVLYLKVLNPERASYGIQDYLFAIAQLAQTTLRSEVGKIDLDRTFEERTNINTALVTELDKASEPWGVKVLRYEIKNITPPSDVLAAMEKQMRAEREKRAVILTSEGQRDAAINNAEGEKQQTIKASEARKQQQINEAEGEASAILAVATATAAGIRSVAEASQAAGGREAIQLRVAEQYIGEFGKVINQANTIILPANLSDVASMITTAMSLIGQQPKPPAQS